In Penaeus monodon isolate SGIC_2016 chromosome 41, NSTDA_Pmon_1, whole genome shotgun sequence, a single genomic region encodes these proteins:
- the LOC119598424 gene encoding cleft lip and palate transmembrane protein 1-like protein: MWAVPLNICLDSNGQYLPILYVDSLSARLRDLVEVDSSMRETNLTLKYSPISYGKIRLWMQFEAALHPMAHLGFTDKDLDEVKGIFSDTNLYFLCVTFLVAALHMLFDFLAFKNDISFWRGRKTMEGISSSTVAWRAFSQIIIFLYLLDENTSMVVLIPTGIGGLIEVRFHGLHNEKFNPFAAGWLRDYIPGACHVPCGFWGPFLKGLYSWAYQGAADSPGRGPKAVKNHCPKMLFNPMLMDLVMAVMENFGLVLVTAIPVMIHSNLMPLTVMQSHDEWLMVKG, encoded by the exons ATGTGGGCAGTGCCCCTAAATATTT GTTTGGATTCCAATGGACAGTACCTCCCAATCCTGTATGTGGATAGTCTTAGTGCACGCTTAAGAGATTTGGTGGAAGTAGATTCTTCAATGAGAGAGACAAACCTGACTCTAAAATACAGTCCAATATCATATGGAAAAATAAG ATTATGGATGCAGTTTGAAGCTGCACTGCATCCTATGGCACATTTAGGATTCACAGATAAGGACTTGGATGAAGTGAAGGGCATTTTCTCAGATACAAACCTTTACTTCTTATGTGTAACTTTTTTGGTTGCAGCCTTACAT ATGCTGTTTGATTTCTTGGCATTCAAGAATGATATATCTTTTTGGCGAGGAAGAAAGACAATGGAAGGAATTTCTTCATCTACAGTTGCTTGGAGAGCTTTCTCACAGATCatcattttcttgtatttattagaTGAAAATACCAGCATGGTGGTTTTAATTCCCACTGGCATAGGTGGACTCATAGAGGTGAGATTT catgggTTACACAATGAAAAGTTTAACCCTTTCGCCGCTGGGTGGCTGCGGGATTATATTCCAGGGGCGTGTCATGTACCATGCGGGTTTTGGGGTCCCTTTTTAAAGGGGCTGTACTCATGGGCATATCAGGGTGCCGCAGATTCCCCGGGGAGGGGCCCCAAAGCC gttaagaaccactgcccAAAAATGTTATTTAACCCAATGTTGATGGATCTAGTTATGGCTGTCATGGAAAATTTTGGCTTGGTGCTGGTTACAGCTATACCTGTCATGATTCATTCCAACTTGATGCCATTAACAGTTATGCAAAGTCAtgatgaatggttaatggttaaaggttaa